Proteins from one Oscillatoria nigro-viridis PCC 7112 genomic window:
- the cmr4 gene encoding type III-B CRISPR module RAMP protein Cmr4 has protein sequence MYKKAYGIIETLAPVHVGATAGEESGNLNLICRDQFTQTGIIPGSSIRGRLRSEIRRSLGEAEANKWYGQEAESGKPDSTTESVVKFEYASLLWLPVFCPGQPIVWVTCPRLLKRYQRIAGDYVKLKDGTSLKSAKPPANYTGSQTLKALDINGKPKLFFNFGFLTVEKTQDLSAWFPLGEELPAVVVADDEIAMIHDMALYRQSRVALDKEEKKAKKGAFFNTEALPEGTILVFPIALKENQETWQPFGASTGTDIYLGGLESIGFGHCYLTLKEV, from the coding sequence ATGTACAAAAAAGCTTACGGTATTATTGAAACCCTTGCTCCTGTTCATGTGGGAGCAACGGCTGGTGAAGAAAGCGGCAACTTAAACTTAATTTGCCGCGACCAGTTTACTCAAACTGGCATTATTCCCGGTAGTTCGATTCGGGGAAGATTGCGATCGGAAATCCGCCGTAGTCTGGGAGAAGCTGAAGCTAATAAATGGTACGGTCAGGAAGCCGAATCTGGGAAACCAGACAGTACCACTGAGTCTGTAGTTAAGTTTGAATATGCTTCGCTGCTGTGGTTGCCAGTATTTTGTCCCGGTCAACCAATTGTTTGGGTAACTTGCCCTCGTTTGCTGAAACGCTATCAGCGAATTGCTGGAGATTATGTCAAGCTAAAAGATGGTACATCTCTCAAATCCGCTAAACCTCCAGCTAATTATACAGGTTCTCAAACCTTAAAAGCTCTCGACATAAATGGCAAACCAAAGCTATTTTTTAACTTTGGCTTTTTAACTGTTGAGAAAACTCAGGATTTGTCTGCTTGGTTTCCTTTAGGAGAGGAATTGCCAGCCGTTGTTGTGGCTGACGATGAAATTGCCATGATTCACGATATGGCCTTATATCGTCAGAGTCGAGTTGCCTTAGACAAAGAGGAAAAAAAGGCTAAAAAAGGAGCTTTTTTTAATACAGAAGCTTTGCCAGAAGGCACAATTTTAGTATTTCCGATCGCCCTCAAGGAAAACCAAGAGACATGGCAACCTTTTGGCGCGTCTACTGGCACAGATATTTATCTCGGCGGTTTAGAATCAATTGGTTTCGGTCACTGCTATCTAACCTTAAAGGAGGTATAA
- a CDS encoding transposase produces the protein MKYDRNKHHRHSIRLPGYDYRTPGAYFLTICSWQRECLFGEVIDNTMQLSPYGKTVLFNWSILPKRYQNVALDNFIVMPNHVHGIIVLKDSPEINYTESDKLALRKSKIHPLSEIVRGMKTSSAGRINQMRYLTGVSVWQRGYYEHIIRNEESLVAIREYIINNPLSWAKDELYPHNSVKINESSPLSIECNGKSYLQSIVL, from the coding sequence ATGAAATACGATCGCAACAAACACCACCGCCACTCAATTCGCCTGCCTGGATATGATTATAGGACTCCCGGTGCGTATTTTCTCACTATTTGCAGTTGGCAGCGTGAATGTTTATTCGGCGAAGTCATTGATAATACAATGCAATTGAGTCCCTATGGTAAAACAGTTTTATTCAATTGGAGCATTCTTCCCAAACGTTATCAAAATGTGGCATTAGATAATTTTATTGTGATGCCAAATCACGTCCACGGGATTATTGTTTTGAAAGACAGCCCAGAAATAAATTATACAGAATCGGATAAATTGGCGCTGAGAAAATCAAAAATCCATCCTTTATCGGAAATTGTGCGGGGTATGAAAACATCTTCAGCGGGGCGAATTAACCAAATGCGATATTTGACTGGCGTATCAGTTTGGCAACGAGGTTATTACGAACATATCATCCGCAATGAAGAATCATTAGTTGCTATTCGGGAATACATCATTAATAATCCTTTGTCGTGGGCAAAAGATGAATTATATCCTCATAATTCAGTCAAAATTAATGAATCTAGCCCACTGTCGATCGAATGTAATGGCAAATCTTATCTACAGTCGATCGTACTATAA
- a CDS encoding Uma2 family endonuclease — protein MQLTEQRYYSIEEYLALEEAADYKSEYIDGEIFPMAGGSTNHNQIALNFSTELNFAFKKLDYRVFMSDVRLWIPKKRIYTYPDVMVVCGKPEYYNNRTDTITNSRVIIEVLSASTKGYDRSKKFEAYRTIPTLEEYLLIDQNRRYIEHFSKTDDKRWSFAEYNESDETIALASVSFEIAVADIYNKVNFEQVDREIAPEK, from the coding sequence ATGCAACTTACTGAACAACGATACTACTCGATCGAGGAATATCTAGCACTAGAAGAAGCTGCTGACTACAAAAGCGAATACATTGATGGTGAAATATTTCCTATGGCCGGTGGCTCTACAAATCACAATCAAATAGCGCTCAACTTCAGTACAGAACTAAATTTTGCGTTCAAAAAACTAGACTATCGAGTTTTCATGAGCGATGTCCGCTTGTGGATACCCAAGAAGCGCATCTATACTTATCCCGATGTGATGGTAGTATGTGGGAAGCCGGAGTATTATAATAACCGCACCGATACGATTACCAATTCCAGAGTAATTATTGAGGTTTTGTCAGCTTCAACTAAAGGATACGATCGCAGCAAAAAGTTTGAGGCATACCGCACGATTCCCACTCTTGAAGAATACTTATTGATCGACCAAAATCGGAGATATATCGAACATTTTTCTAAGACGGATGATAAGCGATGGTCGTTTGCTGAGTACAATGAATCGGATGAGACGATCGCGCTTGCTTCAGTATCCTTTGAAATTGCTGTGGCAGATATATATAATAAAGTGAATTTTGAACAAGTAGATCGAGAAATTGCACCTGAAAAATGA
- a CDS encoding ArnT family glycosyltransferase has translation MSEIFPFLGRQPKNRWNDSLTDKVWMLAFLLAAVLIFGLNLGGAALRDWDEGIAAQVSREIWRGNLNWLYPTIDSMPYFNKPPLVHWLIGLCFAAGGVSELTARLVPAMLTATSVPLLYAIGRELFPRRSIAIFSALVYLTLLPVVRHGRLAMLDGAVLCFLLVAMWCLLRSRRDLRYALGAGIGFGLICLTKGVMLGLLLGAIGCIFLVWDTPRLLTSGYLWGGLAIGTLPVAAWYFAQWLHYGQYFIHANLVNESFRRISEPVSSHRGPPWYYLLEILKLAWPWQLFWLQGLRLSWENRSFPGPKLVLVWTGVYLLAISVMTTKLPWYVLPIYPAFALAVGSYLAEVWEQLWLPPEPIKEEAEERFDAISLLPHPAILAVLGVVGVVGCIYFSGLVQIGKYFVPPDRDLQLMLMFVGLTMTMAAVLLHRKDRQFILVLIWGTYLTLLVLVASDNWVWELAEDYPVKPIAEIVRTGTPAGQQVFTSHRLGRPSLNFYSERQVIVADAPTLKQKWQTLPQPYFLLEKPVLKHLGLQNAEVVKTADDWVLVTKK, from the coding sequence ATGTCAGAAATCTTTCCATTCCTTGGCCGCCAACCGAAAAATCGCTGGAATGACAGCTTGACAGACAAAGTGTGGATGCTGGCTTTTCTGTTGGCGGCAGTGCTGATTTTCGGGCTGAATCTGGGCGGCGCGGCTTTGCGGGATTGGGATGAAGGCATTGCAGCGCAGGTAAGTCGGGAAATTTGGCGCGGCAACTTAAATTGGCTGTATCCGACGATCGACTCAATGCCTTATTTCAACAAACCGCCGCTGGTACACTGGCTGATCGGGCTGTGTTTTGCAGCAGGCGGTGTCAGCGAATTGACGGCGAGGTTGGTACCGGCGATGCTGACAGCCACTTCAGTGCCCTTGCTTTACGCCATTGGCAGGGAGTTGTTTCCTCGGCGTTCGATCGCCATTTTTTCTGCCCTCGTTTATCTGACGCTGTTACCGGTGGTGCGGCACGGACGTTTGGCAATGTTGGATGGGGCGGTTTTGTGTTTTTTGCTGGTGGCGATGTGGTGTTTGCTACGATCGCGCCGGGATTTGCGCTACGCTTTGGGCGCGGGGATTGGGTTCGGACTCATTTGCCTGACTAAGGGCGTCATGTTGGGGCTGCTGCTGGGTGCTATCGGCTGTATTTTTTTGGTTTGGGATACCCCGCGACTCCTCACTTCTGGGTATCTGTGGGGCGGATTGGCGATCGGAACATTGCCAGTAGCTGCTTGGTATTTTGCCCAATGGCTGCACTACGGCCAATATTTCATCCACGCTAATTTAGTTAACGAATCTTTCCGGCGCATTTCGGAACCTGTAAGCAGTCACCGAGGCCCGCCTTGGTATTATCTTTTAGAAATTTTAAAATTAGCTTGGCCGTGGCAGTTATTTTGGCTGCAAGGGCTGCGTCTGAGTTGGGAAAATCGCAGTTTTCCCGGGCCAAAATTAGTATTGGTTTGGACTGGAGTATATCTGCTGGCTATTTCTGTGATGACTACTAAATTGCCCTGGTATGTGTTGCCAATTTATCCAGCTTTTGCTCTTGCCGTTGGCAGTTATCTCGCTGAAGTTTGGGAGCAACTGTGGCTGCCGCCAGAGCCCATTAAAGAGGAAGCAGAAGAACGTTTTGATGCTATTTCTTTGTTGCCTCATCCCGCGATTTTGGCAGTGCTGGGTGTAGTTGGTGTTGTCGGCTGCATTTACTTCAGTGGCTTAGTGCAAATTGGGAAATATTTTGTGCCTCCCGATCGAGATTTGCAGTTAATGCTGATGTTTGTAGGTTTGACAATGACAATGGCGGCCGTGTTGCTGCACCGCAAAGATCGGCAGTTTATATTAGTTTTAATTTGGGGAACTTACCTGACGCTGTTGGTATTGGTGGCTTCAGATAACTGGGTTTGGGAACTAGCAGAGGATTATCCGGTTAAGCCGATCGCCGAAATTGTCCGCACAGGAACTCCGGCCGGTCAACAGGTGTTTACTTCTCACCGCTTGGGCCGTCCATCGCTGAATTTTTACAGTGAACGCCAAGTTATTGTCGCCGACGCGCCGACGCTCAAACAGAAATGGCAAACTCTTCCTCAACCTTATTTTCTGTTAGAAAAACCTGTTTTAAAACATTTAGGTTTGCAGAATGCTGAGGTTGTCAAAACAGCGGACGATTGGGTTTTGGTAACTAAAAAGTAA